CCGTCGCGATGTACCGGGGGTTGGCCGCGTCGTCGCCGAGCTTCTTGCGGAGCCAGGAGATGTGCATGTCCAAGGTCTTGGTGGAGGACCACCAGGTGGTGTCCCACACCTCGCGCATCAGCTGGTCGCGGGTGACGACCCGTCCGGCGTCCCGTACCAGCACCCGGAGCAGGTCGAACTCCTTGGCCGTGAGCTGGAGCTCCTCGTCACCCATCCAGGCGCGGTGCGACTCCACGTCGATCCGCACTCCGTGCGTCGACGGCGCCGCGGCCGGCTCCGTGGCTCCGCGCCTGAGCAGCGCCCGGACGCGGGCGAGCAGTTCGGCGAGACGGAACGGCTTGGTGACGTAGTCGTCGGCACCTGCGTCCAGACCGACCACCGTGTCCACCTCGTCGGCGCGCGCGGTCAGTACCAGGATCGGCACGGTGTGCCCTTCGGCACGCAGCCTGCGGGCCACTTCCAGGCCGTCCATTCCGGGCAGCCCGAGGTCGAGCACGACCAGATCGACCCCGCCCTGGAGCCCCGCGTCGAGGGCCGTCGGGCCGTCCTCGCGGACCTCGACCTCGTACCCCTCCCGGCGCAGGGCGCGCGCCAGCGGCTCGGAGATGGATGCGTCGTCCTCGGCGAGCAGTACACGGGTCATGGGCTGATGGTAGTCCGCGAGGGGGACCTGCCGACGCATGATCCACAAGGCCTGTGAGTATGAGAGGTGAACTTGCCTACGACCTTCAATTCCGGGCAGACGGTTCCAGATATACCTGTGATTCCAGTCTCAAGACTCACCCAGGTGCTGCTAATACCCACGTTTCCTGCCGTATGGTGACCTAACGCCTGAAGTACTCGTCAGGGACCTTTGGTCGCCTCTTGCGCCAAGGGTCTCTTTGCTGCCCGGATCCGGCCACCGCCGTGCTGGGCGCGCACGACCCGAGGGCCGGCCTCCATGGGCGTGGGACGACCGGACACCCTCGCCGCCGGTACCGGCGATCCCCCCACCGGACGCGGGCTGCGCTCATGAAGCGGCGCGCCGCGTCCAGAGCAGAAGGAACGACATGGCGTCCAGCCTGACGAAGGACACCCCCGGGTCCCCTTCCGATGAGAAGACCTTCTTCGGTCACCCCCGAGGTATGGCCACTCTGTTCATGACGGAGATGTGGGAGCGCTTCTCCTGGTACGGAATGCGCGCCATCCTCACGCTCTACCTCGTCGCGGGCGTGCTCGACGGCCCCCTTGAGGACCGCGAGGCCCTCGCCGCCTCCATCTACGGCGTCTACAACGCCGTGGTCTACATGGCGGCGATGCCCGGCGGCTGGATCGCCGACCGCCTCTGGGGCGCCCGCAAGGCCGTGCTGATCGGCGGCATCATCATCGCCCTCGGCCACTTCACCCTGGCGGTTCCGTCCGACACGGCCTTCTTCGTCGGCCTCGCGCTGATCGCCGCCGGTACGGGGCTGCTGAAGCCCAACATCTCCGCCATGGTCGGCGGCCTGTACGAGGGCCAGTCGAGCGCCCGCAGGGACGCCGGGTTCTCGCTCTTCTACATGGCGATCAACACGGGCGCCCTGGCGGCCCCGCTGGTGGTGGGCTACCTCGGTGAGAACGTCGACTGGCACCTCGGTTTCTCCGTGGCCGGCGTCGGTATGACGCTGGCCGTCGTCCAGTACGTCCTCGGCAGCCGCCACCTCGGCGACGTCGGCAAGGCGCCCGGCACCCCGGCGACCCCGGAGGAGAAGCGCTCCGCGCTGCGCAAGGTGCTGCTGTGGGGCGGTCTGGCCGTCGTCGCCCTGGCCGCCGACATCGTCCTGGGTACGTACGACATCGAGCACCTCGTGAACGTGCTGGCCGTCCTCGGCATCGTCGTGCCCGTCGTCTACTTCGTCGCGATGTACCGCAACCCGGCGCTGACCACCACGGACAAGCCCAAGATCCAGGCGTTCGCCTGGTTCTTCGCCACGGCCGTGCTGTTCTGGATGATCTACGACCAGTCCGGTTCGCTGTTGACGCTCTTCGCGGACAACAAGACCGACCGCGTGATCCTCGGCTGGGAGTTCCCCGCCTCCTGGTACCAGTCGGTGAACCCGGCGATGGTCATCGTCCTGGCGCCGCTTTTCGCGGCCCTGTGGGTCAGGCTCGCCAAGCGCAACCGCGAGCCCAGCACCGTGACCAAGTTCGCCCTGGCGATGCTGCTCATCGGCGGCTCATTCGCCATCATGGGCCTGGCTGGCGCTGCGGCCGCGAACAGCGAGACCGGCAAGGTCACCGTCTTCTGGCTGCTCAGCGTCTACCTCGTGCAGACTCTCGGCGAGATGTGCCTGTCCCCGGTCGGCCTCTCGCTGTCCACGAAACTCGCGCCGCAGCAGTTCGTCGGGCAGATGCTGGGGCTGTGGTTCCTGGCGACCGCCACGGGCAACGCGCTGAACGGCTGGACCACCAAGCTCAACGAGCCGCTGGGCGACGCCCTGTACTACTCGATGTGGGCGGTCATCGCCGTGGTCGCGGGCCTGGTGTTCATGACGGCGGGCAAGAAGATCCGCGCCCTCATGGGCGACGTGCACTGACGAACGTCCGCACGGTCGCGACTCCGGCCCGGCACGCACACCGCGCGCCGGGCCGGTCCCGTAGCGCCCCGGGAACGGGGCCGGGTCATGTCCGGGCGGACGGACCCGGCGCCGCATCAGGCACTAGGGCGTGTTGCGAAAGGAGCTCCGTCCGCCCGCAGGGCGGGGCCTGCGGCGTCTGGTGCGTGCGATCGCAAGGCGGAGGATCATCCTCGTACTGGACGTACGTGGATGACTCCGACAACGCAGCGAGCGTGCGTGCCAGGCGTCGCGGGCCAGGAGGGACTTTCGCAACACGCCCTAGCGGATTCCCCTCAGCCGCTGCCACGGCGTGAAGGTGAACACCGCGCCGCCCAGCAGGATCACCGTGCCAGCCACCAGGGCGAGAGCGCGCAGCGCGCCGCCGTCCTCGGCGCCGGTGTCGGCGAGGCCGCCACCGGGTGAGCCTGAAGCCGAGCCGGACGCGGTGCCGGAGATGGACCCGCCGGCCGCACCGCCCGGCTGGGCGGTGGTGTCGAGCTCCAAGGAGACCCGGACGTCGGCGGGCGGGGTGCAGGTCGTGGTGGTGCCGAGGGCCATCACGGTGAGCACACCCGGGCTGAGCGTCGAAGTACCGCTCGCTCCCGGCTTGTAGGTGCCGGTGAGGTCGGGGATCGCGATCGGCTCACCGGACTTGATCGGGTCCTTGTTCGCCGGTCCGGCCACGCGGACGAAGCCGGTGTCGGCGCCACCGAGCTTGACCTCCATGGAAGGGGTGACCGAGTTCGCCGGGATGTCGGCGGGGCTGTCCATGACCGATTCGGAGAACTTCACCGTGAGGGCGAAACCGTCGCCGTTCTTCTTGGCGTTGATCCGCACCGGGGATACGGCGTTCTTGTCTCCGATGGGGGTCTTGCAGGCGTAGGCGACCTCGATCTCCTTGCCCTCGAAGTCGGTCTGGCCGCTGTCGTCACCGCCCGTGGTCCCGCCTGAGGCCGTGGTCCCACCGGACGCGGTCGTACCGCCGGACGTCGTGGTCCCACCGGACGCGGTCGTACCGCCCGAGATCGTGGTCCCACCGGACGCGGTCGTACCGCCCGAGGTCGTGGTCCCACCCGAACCGCCGCCGCCCTCCGTCACCTTGATCGTCGCGCCCGGCTGCACCGCGGCTTCCGGCGAGCACTTGGTGTCCGTCGAGATCGGCTTGGAGACGTTGATGTTGTACGCGTCCGGCGTCAGCGTGATCTCGCCGGCCGAGGTCAGCTTGAGCTTCCCCTTCATCTCGGACAGCACCATCGGGCTGTTCTTGGGTATCGGCGGGTTCTCCCGCGGTCCCTCCATCGCCAGGTCCGCGGTCTGCGCCCCGGCCACCTTGACCGTCCCGGTCGGCTTGACCGTGTTCTGTCCCAGGTCGAGGACGTCCGGGTTCTTCGAAGCGGCCTCGACGGTCTTCCAGACCACCTCGATCTCGTCCCCGACCTTCGCCTCGGCCGGTGCGGTGATCCGGGCCTTCGTCGTGCCGTGGACGGGGGGCAGCCCCGAAATCGGCGGCGGTATGCACTCCGTCGCGTACGACACCTCGGCGGCGTGGGCCTGACCCGCGGTCAGCAGGATCCCCGCGCCGCAGAGCATCAGCGCGACCCCTGCCGCGCTCATCCTCCGTTGCAAGCTCACGTGTGTCCTTTCGTCGTGGACCGGTTCTCTGACGGTGCGGAGTCGGGGGTGAACCACGGCAGCGCGTCGGGGCCGCCGTGCGTGGTGGTGGCGGATGAGCTGCCGTTGTCCGCGGCGCGGGCGGTGCGGTGGCGTCCGCCGAGGCGCCGACGGCTCGTCCACGACCGGGTCCGTTGCCGGATGCGGGGCCGTACGCGGTCCACGATCGCCATGCCGATCCGGTACAGCGCCGCCGGGACGACGACCGCGAGCAGCACCCAGAACAACGTCACGCCCCACGGCCTGCCCACGCGCCACGGCTGCTCGGCGATGACCTTCGAGCCGTACTTGACGGAGACCTGGTAGTCGCCGTGCGCGCCGGCCGTGAGCTCGACGGGCAGGCTGATCTGTGCCTTCTTGCCCGGCTCGACGGTTCCCCGCCACTGCCGTTCCTCCCACTGCGGGGCGAACACCCCGTGGGCAGTACCGACCTCGAAGACCGGGTCGCGGATCGGCGTGGAGCCGAGATTGCCGACGGTGAACACGAGTTCACGGCCGGGTGGGGCGCCGAACCACACCAGCAGTCCGCTGGAACCGCGCAGCCGGAGCGTGGCGAGAAGGGCGAGTCTGCCGTCACCGGCCGGCTGGGGCAGCGGGGCGGCGGGATGCCCCGCGACGGTGAACACGGAGTCCACGGCCGCCTGTTCACCGGTGACGGTGGCCACGTGCACCACGCACGGGCAGGGCTTCGGAGGCTCTGCGACCGGCAGCTTCGTACTGAACGCCCCTCTGTCGTCGGTGGTGACCGCGCGTCCGTCGGCGTTGGCGCAGGCGTTGGTACCGCTGATCACGCCGCGGTCAGGACTGGACTGACCGCAGATCAACAGCATCAGCAGGGTCTTCGGCCGCCATCCGGTACCGCTGACGGCGATGTCGCCGCCCTTGCCCGCCTGCGGGGCGGACAATCTGACGGCCGGCTTCCCGTCGTCGGTGACAGAGCCGTCCGCGGCAGAAGCGACGGAAGCAATGGGAGCAATGGGAGCAACGAGGGCCAAGGAGACGGCCGAGGCAGTGGAGGCAGCCGGCGGTGCGGGCGCAAGTACCGACACCGCCGCCAGCGCCCAGACGAGCAGCACCCCGAGCAGCCCGGACCGGATCGTCAGCCTCACCGCACCGCTCCCGCCGTCGCCGCACCGTCGTCATGGCGGCATCGGGTCCGACGGCGCGCACACACCCCCCGTAGCACCGCCGTTCCTCCTCCCACGGCCCCGAGCCCGAGCGCCCCGACCGAAGCAGCGCCGCCGGGCGTGAGGTACAGCGCCTCGGCGCTCCCCTCGGCATGGGCTCCACCTGCCGCGGTCGCCAGGAGGGACACATCGACCGAGTCGAGCGCGGGCGGATCCGGCCAGGGTTCGGTGAGTTCGGCGCGCCCGCCCGGGGGCAGCGTCACGGGCAGCCGACGGGCTGGGCGCGCCATCAGCTGCCCGGTGAGACCGCGGGCGCGCACGGCGAGGCGCGGCTTCAGGACGGTGTTGCCGCGGTTGACCAGGGTGTAGTTGATCCGCTCGCCGTCCAGGCGCACATCCTCGACGCTCAGCGCGGCGAGGCTGGGGCCGCTGATCCGCAGCCGGACGGGCACGGCTGACCGTCTTCCCGCCGCAGCCGCGACGATCGCGGCGGAGTGGTCGCCGGGCACCGCGGCGGCCGGCACGGTCAGGGCGAAGGGGATGTCCGCGCGAGTCCGGGGCGGGATGGTGAGGCGCTCCGACGCGAGCGCGATCCGGGCGGCCGGGCCATCCTCCCGTACGGCCACCCGTACGGTCAGCGGCCGGTCACCCGGGTTGGTCACGGACAGCGTGTCCTGCAGCACGGTCCCGGGCGGCCCTTCCAGATAGACGTACGGCCTGCCACCCGCCGCGGGCTGGGCAGTCCACGGCGCGGAGGGCTCGACGGGCACGGTCGTGGACAGCGCGCAGAGCAGCGCGGCGGTGGCGGCGATCACAGCGGATCAGTTCGTGGACCGGGTGCCGCGGCGGGTGAGCCAGAGCACTCCCGCGGCTCCGGCGAGCAGCACGGTCCCACCGAGCGTGCCGAGCGCGAGCGCCGAGTCGATCGGTCCCGTCCTGGGCAGTTCGTCACCCGAAGCCGTTCCCGAAGCCGACGAGGTGCCCGAGTCCGAGTCCGTGCCCCCGCTCGCCCCCTGTACGTCGAGGGTGAGTGACGGCTTCGGACTGTTCTGCGGCGTGCACGTGGTGGTCGTCCCCAGGGCCTTGATGGTGAGCACACCAGCCGTGAAGGTGACCTGACCGGTCTTCTTCGGGGTGTACGTCCCCGACAAGTCATTGATCTTGATGGGGGTGTTGGCCGGAATGGCCGCGGAGTTGGCCGGGCCCGACACCGTCAGCGTCCCGCTGTCGGCGCCGCCCAGCCTGATCTGCGCGCTCGGGTTCATCGCGCCCTTGCCCAGCTCGACCGGGCTGGACGAGACGCCCTTCTCGAACGACATGGTGAGCCGGTAGCCACTGCCCTTCTCGACGGCCTTGATGTCGATCGGCGACACGGCTCCCTTGGGGCCTATCGGGGTCTGGCACTGGTAGTTCACGTCCACGACGTCGGCATGGGCGGCGGAGGCGGCCGTCAGGACCACCGAGCCCGCCAGAGCCGCTGCGAGCATGAGAGCTGTCCGCTTCCGGTACGACACCTCGAGCCCCCTCAAGGCCGGAACGCCGCCAGAAGTTACTGACGGCACATCAGATCGGGCGCTCAAGGTACGCCTGGGCCCTGATGGAGGGAAGACAAAGAGCACGACGGATCGCCGTGCTCCACAACAGCTTCGAAAACGGCTCGGACAACGCCCACACGCGCCACCGTGACGGGGACCTCGCGATTCGGGGTCGCCGCCGCAGGAGCCACGGCCGTCCGGCCCCGCCCGGGCCGCGCTAGGCAGGCGCGGCGAGCTCCGCCCACACGGTCTTGCCCGGCGCACCGGGGGTCCGCCGTACACCCCAGTCCAGGCAGAGGCGCTGCACGATGAACATCCCGTGCCCTCCGGGCCGTCCGGACCGGTGCGGGGTACGGGGTGCGGGGTGACCGGCGCCGCGGTCGGCGACCTCGAGGCGCAGCACCTTCCCCTGGAAGGACACCCGGAGCTCCTCCGGGCCCTCGGCGTGCAGACAGGCGTTGGTCACCAGCTCCGAGACCACGAGCAGCACATCCTCCGCGGCGGCGCGGCGGTCGGCGGAGGCGGCCGGCAGCCAGCCCCAGTCGTACAGCGCCTGCCGCGTGAAGTCACGGGCGAGCGGCACGATGCCGCTGGCGTTCCCGAGCAGGAGTGTGCGCACCATGCCGTCATGGACGGCGGAGGCGGGCCCAGAGGCCACGGAGGCGTCGGCAGGAGCGCCGTCCGGTTCCGGGCCGCGGTCGCCCGGCGGATGCTGCCGGGTGGTGCTCATCAGCGCTTCACCTCACCGATTCACCAGTTCGCTTTGCTTCAGTGATTACGTCAGTACAGAGCGTGTGGAGGAGACACGCGGGTCTGCGGGGGGTCTTCTGCCCGGCCGAATCGGGACAACACCCGATCAGCCGGACCGGAATGCGGCGGTCAGTCCGCCAGGGCCGCGGCCAGGGAGTCATGGACCGTGAACACGGCCTCCGCGCCCGTGATCTCGAACACCCTGGCGACGATCGGCCGCATACCGGCCAGATGCACCGCACCCCCCGCGGCCTCGGCTTTCAGCCGCGCACCGAGCAGCACGTTGAGGCCCGTGGAGTCACAGAACTCAAGGAGTGAGCAGTCCACGACCAGGCGTGCACGCCCCTGCTCCACCGCGTCCTCCAGTGGCGTACGCAACAGATCGGCCGTGTGGTGATCAAGCTCACCCGCCGGCGTGACGATCTCACTCCGACCTTCGGTCCGGACTTCCACCCGAAGCCGGACCGGATTGGCGTTACTGACCGTCCCGCGGTCCATGCCCACCCTCTTCGCCGATGTCGCCGATGCACTGGGCGTCTTAGACGCCCACAGAACACTACGCCTTCCACGCGGCGAGCGGAGGCCGACGGGCTTCATTCGAGCCCCCAACTCCCCCACAAAAGGGACTTATATGACATACAACACTTGCCATGTCGAGTAAAAACCGGGTAGGCCTAGTAGGGACATCACCGACACGAGACGGCTTCGGAGGCGCCGCAAACCGCAGCGCAGCAATCAGGCATCGGCAGCCTTGTGCCGAGAACGATGGAGGAGACCATGTCACCCCGGCTCGACGAAACGCGGACCCCGCACGCGACGTCGACACGTCCGCACGATCGCCTCGAAGACACCACCCCGCTCGCCAGCCCCACGCAGGCCGAGCGCACAGAGCACACCGGACTCACCGCGCAGCTCGACGAGCTGCTCGACCTCCCGGACATCCCGCCCTTCGAGGAAGTGGGCGCTGTTGACGCCCGGGCCCTGTCCAAGACCCTCTTCGCCCGTCTCGAGGCGCTTGAGGAAGGCACGCACGAGTACGCATACGTGCGCAACACGCTCGTCGAACTGAACCTGGCGCTCGTCAAGTTCGCCGCGTCTCGGTTCCGCTCCCGGAGCGAGCCGATGGAGGACATCATCCAGGTCGGCACGATCGGCCTGATCAAGGCGATCGACCGCTTCCAGCTCAGCCGCGGTGTCGAGTTCCCCACCTTCGCGATGCCGACCATCGTCGGCGAGATCAAGCGCTTCTTCCGTGACACCTCCTGGTCCGTGCGCGTACCGCGCCGCCTCCAGGAACTCCGTCTCGACCTCGCGAAGGCGGGCGACGAGCTCGCCCAGAAGTTCGACCGCGCGCCGACCGTCGGTGAGCTGGCCGAGCGTCTCGGCATCAGCAGGGACGAGGTGGTCGAGGGCATGGCCGCGAGCAACGCGTACACCGCGAGCTCGCTGGACGCCCAGCCCGACGAGGATGACTCGGAGGGCGCGCTGGCCGACCGGATCGGCTACGAGGACCGCAGCCTGGAGGGCATCGAGTACATCGAGTCACTCAAGCCGCTGATCGCCTCGCTGTCGCCGCGTGACCGCAAGATCCTCTCGCTGCGTTTCGTGGTGGGCATGACCCAGTCGGAGATCGGCGACGAGCTGGGCATCTCGCAGATGCATGTGTCCCGGCTGCTCGCGCGCACGCTGAACAAGCTGAGAAAGGGCCTCACGGTCGAGGAGTGACGCCTCGCCCGTAGGGCATGCCGCGGCAGCGCGGCAGCGGCCCCTTCCGAGGGCATCCGAAGGGTCCATTCCGTCAAGGGATGGGCCCTTCCGCCTTATTGACGGTGCGGTCCGGAATGCGCCACATTGAGCCCGGGGTTCAGGGGGGTCATATGGCGATCAACGGGGCATTGGACGCGTGGATGCGCGACCGCACCGGCCGGGAGTGCCTGTATGTGCCGTCGTGCCGCTTCGGCCTGTACCTGGCGCTGCGCCACTGGTGCAGACCCGGCGGGCGGGTGCTGATGTCCCCCGTCAACGATGACGTGATCTTCTTCGTGGTGCTCGCGGCCGGACTACGGCCGGTACAGGCGCCGCTCAACGCCCGGGACGGCTCCATCGACCCGGCAGCCGTTCCGGACGCATCATGGCGGAGCCTCTCCGCCGTGCTCACCACCAATCTGTACGGCAACCCCGACCCCGCACCCGCGCTGCGCGACCGCTGCGACACGCTGGGCATCCCACTGATCGAGGACGCCGCGCACGCCATCGGTTCACAGCTGCCGGACGGGAGGCCGGTCGGCGACTACGGGGACGCGTCGGTGTTCTCGCTCTCCAAGCACGCGGGGGCCAAGGCCGGAGGCTTCCTGACCGTCGCCGACCCTGCGCGACGGTCCGCGCTCGAAGAGGCACGCGACGACCTGCTGCTGCCTTCGCGTGCGTTGTCCGAACTCGCCTACGCCCTGCGGCCGTACGCCGAGGCTTCGGTGCGCGGACTGAGGCTGGTGCGGGCCGCGCGGGCCGTGCAGCGACTGCTCGGGCTGGCAGAGCGCGAGGCGATACGCATGCCGCTGCGGGCCGCCGAGTTGGAACGGGCGGTGACCGGTGCGCCCGCCCTCGGGCTGTTCCACTCCTGGGTGCGGGTCGACATGCACACCTACCGGATGGCGCCCGGGGCGGCCAGACTGCGGCGTT
This DNA window, taken from Streptomyces sp. SCSIO 30461, encodes the following:
- a CDS encoding ATP-binding protein, with protein sequence MSTTRQHPPGDRGPEPDGAPADASVASGPASAVHDGMVRTLLLGNASGIVPLARDFTRQALYDWGWLPAASADRRAAAEDVLLVVSELVTNACLHAEGPEELRVSFQGKVLRLEVADRGAGHPAPRTPHRSGRPGGHGMFIVQRLCLDWGVRRTPGAPGKTVWAELAAPA
- a CDS encoding response regulator transcription factor gives rise to the protein MTRVLLAEDDASISEPLARALRREGYEVEVREDGPTALDAGLQGGVDLVVLDLGLPGMDGLEVARRLRAEGHTVPILVLTARADEVDTVVGLDAGADDYVTKPFRLAELLARVRALLRRGATEPAAAPSTHGVRIDVESHRAWMGDEELQLTAKEFDLLRVLVRDAGRVVTRDQLMREVWDTTWWSSTKTLDMHISWLRKKLGDDAANPRYIATVRGVGFRFEKS
- a CDS encoding STAS domain-containing protein, with the translated sequence MDRGTVSNANPVRLRVEVRTEGRSEIVTPAGELDHHTADLLRTPLEDAVEQGRARLVVDCSLLEFCDSTGLNVLLGARLKAEAAGGAVHLAGMRPIVARVFEITGAEAVFTVHDSLAAALAD
- a CDS encoding DegT/DnrJ/EryC1/StrS family aminotransferase: MRDRTGRECLYVPSCRFGLYLALRHWCRPGGRVLMSPVNDDVIFFVVLAAGLRPVQAPLNARDGSIDPAAVPDASWRSLSAVLTTNLYGNPDPAPALRDRCDTLGIPLIEDAAHAIGSQLPDGRPVGDYGDASVFSLSKHAGAKAGGFLTVADPARRSALEEARDDLLLPSRALSELAYALRPYAEASVRGLRLVRAARAVQRLLGLAEREAIRMPLRAAELERAVTGAPALGLFHSWVRVDMHTYRMAPGAARLRRSARLLDRLDERLAAHLDGTRRLLDSPWGAPGPGSGGSRGPGFVQPLFRVPLLVADRDAAIAALARRRITTGYLYDPPLDDYASALFTDPSPDPAPARWFARHALPADPLKAKQVLAVLRTDGIRPAEGAAAGLVGPYRDGTGG
- a CDS encoding peptidase; translated protein: MSYRKRTALMLAAALAGSVVLTAASAAHADVVDVNYQCQTPIGPKGAVSPIDIKAVEKGSGYRLTMSFEKGVSSSPVELGKGAMNPSAQIRLGGADSGTLTVSGPANSAAIPANTPIKINDLSGTYTPKKTGQVTFTAGVLTIKALGTTTTCTPQNSPKPSLTLDVQGASGGTDSDSGTSSASGTASGDELPRTGPIDSALALGTLGGTVLLAGAAGVLWLTRRGTRSTN
- a CDS encoding RNA polymerase sigma factor SigF, translating into MEETMSPRLDETRTPHATSTRPHDRLEDTTPLASPTQAERTEHTGLTAQLDELLDLPDIPPFEEVGAVDARALSKTLFARLEALEEGTHEYAYVRNTLVELNLALVKFAASRFRSRSEPMEDIIQVGTIGLIKAIDRFQLSRGVEFPTFAMPTIVGEIKRFFRDTSWSVRVPRRLQELRLDLAKAGDELAQKFDRAPTVGELAERLGISRDEVVEGMAASNAYTASSLDAQPDEDDSEGALADRIGYEDRSLEGIEYIESLKPLIASLSPRDRKILSLRFVVGMTQSEIGDELGISQMHVSRLLARTLNKLRKGLTVEE
- a CDS encoding peptide MFS transporter, which encodes MASSLTKDTPGSPSDEKTFFGHPRGMATLFMTEMWERFSWYGMRAILTLYLVAGVLDGPLEDREALAASIYGVYNAVVYMAAMPGGWIADRLWGARKAVLIGGIIIALGHFTLAVPSDTAFFVGLALIAAGTGLLKPNISAMVGGLYEGQSSARRDAGFSLFYMAINTGALAAPLVVGYLGENVDWHLGFSVAGVGMTLAVVQYVLGSRHLGDVGKAPGTPATPEEKRSALRKVLLWGGLAVVALAADIVLGTYDIEHLVNVLAVLGIVVPVVYFVAMYRNPALTTTDKPKIQAFAWFFATAVLFWMIYDQSGSLLTLFADNKTDRVILGWEFPASWYQSVNPAMVIVLAPLFAALWVRLAKRNREPSTVTKFALAMLLIGGSFAIMGLAGAAAANSETGKVTVFWLLSVYLVQTLGEMCLSPVGLSLSTKLAPQQFVGQMLGLWFLATATGNALNGWTTKLNEPLGDALYYSMWAVIAVVAGLVFMTAGKKIRALMGDVH